In Nitrospira sp., one DNA window encodes the following:
- a CDS encoding penicillin-binding protein activator produces the protein MVAIALALMLGAGLMPTQSEQAEAAEPAKVLPPNPPVLNQAKHLIEKGDPESAVTILRRFLTTTPPPEHLDDTYLLLGAALYGMKDYGEALRYLNQLQTEFPESDLVDRGKLMMARTHAAMGNIDLALPLLAQVRTTTQDDATKREAQQLTAEAFAQKKDYVRAIHTLLEGMAGSSDAQMAETREQIRQFITEKLDKKGLTRMRDAYPRSYPGDLASLRLIDYYIGRNEDHLAERETRHFLAAFPAHPSAPKASETLELIKSRLKANQYFIAAILPLSGQLSSFANDVLEGIQLAVERAREQPGTPSIGLVVKDHDADRQGFLDDLSALLNDDRPLVVIGPMLSKNLPVMAEMAQKTRIPLITPTATLPNVRRLGSYLFSTALTYAMQAERIATYAAKEQGYRRFCILHPDTLYGRELARLFAQEVRRLDGEIISIEMFKEGETDFGPQIQRLKAEDLKKYGLAVPVDVPRQPGKPLGRNEKRVLYTPGFDAIFIPSRSHEIGLLAAQLAFHDIKVPLLGTNGWNSQDFARTADRTVDGATFVDGFFVDSPNPAVQEFVQRYHKRFQSAPSLFTMQGYDAARVVIEGIRQGATSGEALHDFLMTQHNLPTLAGPADFGPDGTLHRPLFLLQVKQGKFVQLD, from the coding sequence ATGGTCGCCATCGCTCTTGCACTGATGCTCGGTGCCGGCCTCATGCCGACTCAATCGGAGCAGGCAGAAGCGGCAGAACCCGCGAAAGTCCTTCCTCCGAATCCGCCGGTCTTGAACCAGGCCAAACACCTGATCGAGAAGGGCGATCCGGAATCAGCCGTCACGATCCTGCGTCGATTCCTGACGACCACTCCCCCGCCTGAACACCTCGATGATACCTACCTGCTGCTGGGTGCCGCGCTCTACGGAATGAAGGACTATGGAGAGGCGCTCCGCTACCTGAACCAACTTCAGACAGAGTTTCCCGAATCCGACCTCGTGGACCGAGGCAAGCTCATGATGGCCCGCACCCATGCCGCTATGGGGAATATCGACCTCGCCTTGCCGTTGCTGGCGCAAGTACGGACAACGACACAGGACGACGCAACCAAACGTGAGGCACAGCAGCTGACGGCCGAGGCCTTCGCTCAAAAAAAGGATTATGTCCGGGCCATCCATACCTTGCTGGAGGGAATGGCCGGCAGCTCCGATGCACAGATGGCGGAGACACGGGAGCAGATTCGCCAATTCATCACGGAAAAGTTGGACAAAAAAGGGTTGACCCGGATGCGGGATGCTTATCCCCGTTCATATCCCGGCGACCTCGCGTCTCTTCGACTGATCGATTACTACATCGGGCGAAACGAAGACCACTTGGCAGAACGGGAGACCCGACATTTTCTCGCTGCGTTTCCCGCTCATCCCTCCGCCCCGAAGGCTAGCGAAACGCTGGAACTCATCAAGTCGAGGTTGAAGGCAAATCAGTATTTTATCGCGGCCATCCTTCCGTTGTCGGGACAATTGTCCAGCTTCGCCAACGACGTCCTGGAGGGAATTCAGTTGGCGGTGGAACGGGCTCGCGAGCAGCCAGGAACTCCATCCATTGGGTTGGTCGTGAAGGATCATGATGCCGACCGGCAGGGCTTTTTGGACGATCTCTCGGCGCTGCTCAATGACGACCGTCCGCTCGTCGTCATCGGGCCGATGCTGTCAAAAAACCTTCCCGTCATGGCCGAAATGGCGCAAAAGACCAGGATCCCGCTGATTACACCAACGGCCACACTTCCCAATGTCCGCCGGTTGGGCAGCTATCTTTTCAGCACGGCGTTGACGTATGCCATGCAGGCCGAGCGTATCGCGACTTATGCAGCGAAAGAACAGGGCTATCGACGGTTCTGCATTCTCCACCCCGACACGCTCTATGGGCGAGAACTTGCCCGACTCTTCGCACAGGAGGTGCGCCGGCTGGACGGTGAGATCATCTCCATCGAAATGTTCAAGGAAGGAGAAACAGATTTTGGCCCGCAGATCCAACGGCTCAAGGCAGAGGATCTGAAAAAGTATGGACTGGCGGTTCCGGTCGACGTGCCGCGACAGCCCGGCAAACCACTCGGCCGAAACGAAAAGCGTGTTCTTTATACTCCGGGGTTTGACGCGATCTTCATCCCCAGTCGTTCACACGAGATCGGTCTCCTCGCCGCACAGCTGGCGTTTCATGACATCAAAGTCCCGCTGCTGGGCACTAACGGTTGGAACTCTCAGGACTTTGCCCGCACCGCCGATCGGACAGTCGACGGCGCAACATTCGTGGATGGTTTTTTTGTCGACAGCCCGAATCCTGCCGTGCAGGAGTTCGTGCAGCGGTACCATAAGCGCTTTCAATCAGCCCCGTCGCTCTTCACCATGCAGGGCTATGATGCAGCCAGAGTCGTCATCGAAGGAATCCGCCAAGGGGCAACCTCCGGCGAAGCGCTTCACGACTTCCTCATGACCCAGCACAACTTGCCGACACTCGCCGGGCCTGCCGATTTCGGACCAGACGGCACCCTGCACCGACCGCTCTTTCTTCTGCAGGTGAAACAAGGTAAGTTTGTGCAATTGGATTGA
- a CDS encoding site-2 protease family protein, translating into MNSLSQILHTISYMGLPLLFAMVLHEYAHGWMAEKCGDSTAKREGRLTINPLAHIDPFGTVILPLICLMLPGSFLFGWAKPVPIDPRNMHQPRRDMALTAAAGPGMNLLLAVASALLLALLLTFEPTLSLRKTAEADASSDFFAAMFLRPIAIMALYSVMINVLLALFNLLPIPPLDGGRILTAVLPPKPAMALARLEPYGMLILVGLIVFDKELGVIHTITGTFARGLSGTILSTALSLRPGVAE; encoded by the coding sequence ATGAATTCTCTCTCACAGATCCTGCACACAATCTCGTATATGGGGCTTCCCTTGTTGTTCGCGATGGTGCTCCATGAATATGCGCATGGATGGATGGCGGAGAAATGCGGCGATTCGACCGCAAAGCGTGAAGGACGACTCACCATTAATCCACTGGCCCATATCGACCCGTTCGGCACCGTCATCTTACCGCTGATCTGTTTGATGTTGCCCGGGAGCTTTCTGTTTGGATGGGCCAAGCCGGTTCCGATTGATCCTCGGAATATGCATCAGCCTCGACGTGACATGGCGCTCACGGCGGCTGCCGGACCCGGGATGAATCTACTGCTCGCCGTCGCGAGTGCCTTGCTCTTGGCATTGCTCCTCACGTTCGAACCAACGTTGTCGCTCCGTAAGACTGCAGAAGCGGATGCTTCGTCAGACTTTTTTGCGGCCATGTTTCTGCGCCCGATCGCCATCATGGCGCTGTATTCCGTGATGATCAATGTGTTGCTTGCACTGTTCAACCTGCTTCCGATCCCACCGCTCGACGGCGGACGAATCCTGACGGCGGTGCTGCCGCCGAAACCAGCAATGGCCTTAGCGCGGTTGGAGCCTTATGGCATGCTCATCCTGGTGGGGCTCATCGTGTTCGACAAAGAACTGGGCGTTATCCATACGATCACCGGAACCTTCGCCAGGGGTCTGTCCGGTACGATCTTGTCGACCGCACTCAGCCTTCGCCCAGGAGTAGCAGAATGA
- the trpS gene encoding tryptophan--tRNA ligase codes for MTTARRRVLSGMQPSGLMHLGNYLGALENWKTLQEQYDCYFFVADWHALSTNYADTSRIRTFVREMLIDWLAGGIDPERSTIFIQSRIPEHAILHLLLAMMTPISWLERNPTYKEKQEEIKEKDLTTYGFLGYPVLQASDILLYKPDFVPVGKDQLPHLELTRELARRFNDIYKTAVFPEPKEHLTKFPKVVGTDGRKMSKSYNNTINLSDTEPVVRQKLKTMVTDPARVRRTDPGNPDLCPVYEFHKIYSPQAIQDQVNKDCRTAAIGCIDCKKLVADRMVEQLIPIWDARTKLTQHPARVEEIVEAGSKRAAAVAGATLHEVNEAMKI; via the coding sequence ATGACCACAGCACGCAGACGAGTCCTCAGCGGCATGCAACCCAGCGGCCTCATGCATCTCGGAAACTACCTCGGTGCCTTAGAAAACTGGAAGACATTGCAAGAACAGTATGACTGCTACTTCTTCGTCGCCGATTGGCACGCGTTGTCGACGAATTATGCCGACACCAGCCGCATTCGTACGTTCGTGCGTGAGATGCTGATCGATTGGCTGGCCGGCGGCATCGATCCGGAACGATCCACCATCTTCATCCAATCTCGCATTCCTGAACATGCCATCCTCCACCTCCTGCTCGCGATGATGACTCCCATCTCGTGGCTCGAACGCAACCCGACCTATAAGGAGAAACAAGAAGAAATCAAAGAGAAAGATCTCACGACTTACGGGTTTCTCGGATACCCAGTCCTGCAGGCGTCCGACATCCTCTTATACAAACCCGATTTCGTTCCGGTGGGAAAGGATCAACTGCCGCATCTCGAGCTGACGAGAGAGCTCGCCAGGCGATTCAATGACATTTACAAAACAGCCGTATTCCCCGAGCCGAAGGAACATCTGACCAAGTTTCCCAAGGTGGTCGGTACCGACGGCAGAAAAATGAGCAAGAGTTACAATAATACGATCAACCTGTCGGACACCGAGCCGGTCGTCAGGCAAAAACTCAAAACCATGGTCACCGATCCGGCACGCGTCAGACGGACCGATCCGGGCAACCCCGATCTCTGTCCCGTCTACGAATTCCATAAGATCTATTCTCCACAGGCGATTCAGGACCAGGTCAATAAGGACTGCCGAACCGCCGCGATCGGCTGTATCGACTGCAAAAAACTCGTGGCGGACCGCATGGTGGAGCAGTTGATACCGATCTGGGACGCCCGCACGAAGCTGACTCAACATCCGGCTCGCGTTGAAGAAATCGTGGAGGCCGGCAGCAAACGAGCGGCTGCGGTCGCCGGTGCAACCCTACATGAAGTGAACGAGGCCATGAAAATCTGA
- a CDS encoding bifunctional nuclease family protein gives MALCKVVTLVALLWLVPVCSVVQGEEPFRSHSDLVKIAEVTVRMSDHGPVVLLRAEGRTIPIFVDLTVALSIQSALSGEKLPRPMTHDLMHTILNAYGGTVTQTVITLKGGTYYGALTVRFKDQVKVFDSRSSDSIALAVYFKAPILVGRDLLESIGETPEKEKGAEL, from the coding sequence ATGGCTTTATGCAAGGTGGTGACTCTCGTTGCGCTGCTCTGGTTGGTGCCGGTTTGTTCTGTCGTCCAGGGCGAAGAACCCTTCCGCTCTCATTCTGATCTCGTGAAAATTGCCGAGGTGACGGTCCGTATGTCGGACCATGGCCCCGTGGTGCTACTGCGGGCCGAAGGACGGACGATCCCGATTTTTGTCGACCTCACAGTGGCGCTATCGATTCAGAGTGCCTTGAGCGGGGAAAAGCTGCCTCGGCCCATGACGCACGACCTCATGCACACGATCTTGAACGCATACGGTGGAACGGTGACGCAGACGGTTATCACGCTAAAGGGCGGTACATACTATGGGGCATTGACGGTGAGATTCAAGGACCAGGTCAAGGTGTTTGACAGCCGTTCGTCAGATTCCATTGCACTGGCCGTGTATTTCAAGGCACCGATTCTTGTAGGGCGTGACTTGCTGGAATCAATCGGGGAAACCCCTGAAAAAGAGAAAGGCGCGGAACTGTAG
- a CDS encoding MBL fold metallo-hydrolase has protein sequence MTALIRKTFSVPPLGCNCSIIGDPITKQAVVIDPGGAPERILQEVERLGFTVSRILHTHAHLDHFLASSEIKKATGAAICLHQDDLELWENLELQCRVFGVSYVPALPPDHWLADDEKVMLGQVPIVALHTPGHTPGSMSFHVPNDKLLLAGDTLFRGSIGRTDLWGGDFEAIEESIRERLYTLDEATTVVTGHGMDTEIGVEKESNQFVRV, from the coding sequence ATGACTGCCTTGATTCGGAAGACCTTTTCGGTTCCACCCCTCGGTTGCAACTGCTCGATCATCGGCGATCCTATCACGAAGCAGGCGGTCGTTATCGATCCGGGCGGCGCACCGGAGCGAATCCTCCAGGAAGTGGAGCGGCTGGGTTTCACCGTCAGCCGTATTCTTCATACGCATGCCCATCTCGATCACTTTCTGGCTTCCAGCGAGATCAAAAAAGCGACCGGCGCGGCGATTTGCTTGCACCAGGATGATCTCGAGCTTTGGGAAAACCTCGAACTCCAATGTCGGGTTTTTGGGGTCTCCTATGTGCCGGCCCTGCCTCCGGACCATTGGCTTGCCGATGACGAAAAGGTGATGTTGGGGCAGGTGCCGATCGTGGCGCTCCATACTCCGGGTCACACGCCTGGATCGATGAGCTTTCATGTGCCGAACGATAAACTTCTGTTGGCCGGAGACACGCTCTTCCGGGGAAGTATCGGCCGGACCGACTTGTGGGGCGGCGATTTCGAAGCCATTGAAGAGTCTATTCGCGAACGACTCTATACCCTCGACGAGGCGACGACCGTCGTGACCGGTCATGGAATGGACACCGAAATTGGTGTGGAAAAGGAATCGAATCAGTTTGTCCGGGTGTGA
- a CDS encoding AAA family ATPase, producing MTLSTSVHDLRTLIRSSHPLVVIETVEEERVLALLQSVTAQERMPLFEWSVTRGLTRSAEGSTLSRITATPLAVLQHLHGLTVEAVFWLKDLGPHLQDLAVCRQLREVAAIYSRSRATCLLTGQPITLPLDLDKIAVRLDLKLPDRDELRSMLRGLLQSLGPRTTTRPRSATLAQSVLTSISDTKTAENDLSAKESDAILRALQGLTLHQARQVVAECLVEDGTLSAEDVQTILKRKVQAIKDGGLLEYYPLEDNRFELGGFTNLKSWLERAQVGFTAEAKSLNLTPPRGIMLVGVPGCGKSLAAKAIAREWKLPLLKLDAGRLFDKFVGESERNFRKAIEMAESLSPIVLWIDEIEKAMVAGGGSGEADAGLSRRLFGAFLTWLQEKQQDVFVVATANDLSSLPPELLRKGRFDEIFFVDLPDDAEREAIWKIHLGLRKQDSQKFDLGKIVSASDGFSGSEIEQAVVAALYRALHQKTLLTTDLLIEELTHTVPLSVTRREDIGALRQTAEGRFVNVR from the coding sequence ATGACTTTGTCGACCAGCGTGCACGATCTCCGCACTTTGATCCGCTCTTCCCATCCTCTCGTCGTCATTGAAACGGTCGAGGAGGAGCGAGTCCTGGCCTTACTACAGTCGGTGACCGCACAGGAACGCATGCCGCTCTTCGAGTGGTCCGTCACCAGAGGGCTCACCCGCTCAGCCGAAGGCTCGACACTCAGTAGGATAACCGCGACCCCCTTGGCTGTCCTTCAACATCTTCATGGCCTGACGGTAGAAGCGGTGTTTTGGCTCAAGGATCTTGGGCCACATCTGCAAGATCTCGCTGTCTGCCGACAACTTCGGGAGGTTGCAGCCATCTACAGCCGATCACGAGCCACCTGCCTGTTGACCGGTCAGCCGATCACGCTGCCGTTGGACCTCGACAAGATTGCGGTGCGACTCGATTTGAAACTGCCGGATCGAGACGAGCTACGGTCGATGTTGCGCGGCTTGCTCCAATCGTTGGGACCTCGAACGACTACTCGTCCGCGGTCCGCGACTCTCGCGCAAAGCGTGCTCACTTCGATCAGCGACACCAAGACAGCTGAGAACGACCTCTCGGCTAAGGAGTCCGACGCCATCCTCCGTGCTCTCCAGGGCTTGACGCTTCATCAAGCGCGTCAGGTTGTGGCTGAATGCCTCGTCGAGGACGGGACGCTCTCTGCCGAGGATGTACAAACAATCTTGAAGCGCAAAGTGCAGGCGATCAAGGACGGCGGCCTTCTGGAATACTATCCCTTGGAGGATAATCGATTTGAGTTAGGAGGCTTCACCAATCTGAAGTCTTGGCTGGAGCGCGCCCAAGTCGGATTTACAGCCGAAGCCAAATCGCTCAATCTCACTCCGCCTCGCGGGATCATGTTGGTCGGCGTACCTGGCTGCGGCAAATCGCTCGCGGCGAAGGCTATCGCGCGGGAATGGAAACTCCCGCTCCTGAAACTCGATGCCGGCCGGTTATTCGATAAGTTCGTCGGCGAATCGGAAAGGAATTTTCGCAAGGCGATCGAGATGGCGGAATCCTTATCCCCGATCGTCCTCTGGATCGATGAAATCGAGAAAGCGATGGTCGCAGGTGGAGGAAGCGGCGAGGCTGATGCGGGGTTGAGTCGGCGACTCTTTGGCGCGTTCCTCACGTGGCTCCAGGAAAAACAGCAGGATGTTTTTGTGGTCGCCACGGCCAACGATCTGTCGTCGCTGCCCCCCGAACTCCTACGCAAAGGGCGGTTCGATGAGATTTTTTTCGTCGATCTGCCGGACGATGCAGAACGAGAAGCCATCTGGAAGATTCACCTCGGCCTGCGCAAGCAGGACAGCCAGAAGTTTGATCTCGGCAAGATCGTCAGCGCGAGCGACGGCTTCAGCGGGTCGGAAATCGAACAAGCAGTGGTAGCAGCCCTCTATCGAGCGCTGCACCAAAAAACCCTGCTGACGACCGATCTGCTCATCGAAGAATTAACCCACACAGTACCGCTCTCCGTCACCCGGCGTGAAGACATCGGTGCACTCCGACAGACAGCCGAAGGCCGATTTGTGAACGTGCGGTAA
- a CDS encoding CHAP domain-containing protein yields MESREPSALSQSSATAAIVDPSTSFQTALPSRSAIVDSAARLVGARTITSQGKRIAYDCAGVTRAIFLEHGIDLYRGGFNDPKGNGVRLIHNHVLQHGTLHRGSNVSPGDLVFFDNTWDFNGDGKVNDPLTHVGVVERLEPDGTVVFISRVGKAIARYHMNLDHPHIHKTAQGLVLNDYMRRKLATDPDHAARLTGELFSSYGNLLDHRKSIFSGDSIAWTQSRQRTSVSPSSAVHER; encoded by the coding sequence ATGGAGTCTCGCGAACCATCAGCGCTGTCGCAGTCTTCTGCGACAGCGGCCATAGTGGATCCTTCAACTTCGTTCCAAACAGCTCTTCCCAGCCGATCGGCCATCGTTGATTCCGCAGCAAGGCTCGTCGGAGCACGGACCATCACAAGCCAGGGCAAACGTATTGCCTACGATTGTGCCGGGGTGACCCGCGCTATCTTCTTGGAGCACGGCATCGATTTGTATCGTGGAGGTTTTAATGATCCGAAGGGAAACGGCGTCCGGCTCATCCACAACCACGTACTCCAGCATGGAACACTTCATCGAGGATCGAACGTCAGTCCAGGCGATCTTGTATTTTTCGACAACACGTGGGATTTCAACGGAGACGGCAAGGTGAACGATCCTCTGACCCATGTGGGAGTCGTCGAACGGCTGGAACCAGACGGCACCGTGGTTTTCATCAGCCGCGTCGGCAAGGCGATCGCGCGTTATCACATGAACTTGGACCATCCGCATATCCATAAGACCGCCCAAGGCCTGGTGCTCAACGACTACATGCGGCGGAAACTTGCTACCGACCCCGACCACGCGGCCCGCCTGACCGGTGAGCTGTTTTCCTCCTACGGAAACCTTTTAGACCATCGGAAAAGCATTTTCTCGGGCGACTCAATTGCCTGGACTCAGAGCCGACAGCGAACTTCCGTCTCTCCATCCTCAGCCGTACATGAACGATGA
- a CDS encoding DUF5069 domain-containing protein, translated as MSQPTYPRSPKVLLGGIAHLGRFIDKIRLRHAGQIQDYNYVTVGFDKYLVDFLGIDAKAFEQRVLAGGTDEELLAWVKANSSKPSDQEIAQWSQGLLVSGPKDDAARQRFQGRLQDIANKRGVAVSSLPSVTTWADVIELDEGRM; from the coding sequence GTGTCACAACCAACCTATCCTCGCAGTCCAAAAGTCTTACTCGGCGGCATTGCTCACCTCGGGCGTTTTATCGACAAGATTCGTCTGCGCCATGCCGGGCAGATTCAGGACTACAACTACGTCACGGTTGGGTTCGATAAATATCTGGTCGATTTCCTGGGCATCGATGCGAAGGCCTTTGAACAGCGCGTATTAGCCGGTGGGACGGACGAGGAACTGCTTGCTTGGGTGAAGGCCAACAGCAGCAAGCCGTCCGACCAGGAGATCGCGCAATGGTCGCAAGGGCTGCTTGTCTCTGGTCCAAAGGATGATGCGGCTCGTCAACGCTTTCAAGGCCGCCTTCAAGACATCGCCAACAAGCGTGGAGTCGCCGTCAGTTCCCTGCCGTCTGTTACGACCTGGGCCGATGTGATTGAACTGGATGAAGGGCGAATGTAA
- a CDS encoding PilZ domain-containing protein — translation MQLRCSLRIHVRYPASVQTDDSAAEGILFDLSATGCRMQSNVALTPGSYLALHFEVPETESALAVEVSIVRWHKANQFGIEFLRYAQGDRDRIADLVEGSDVPAISNHAEHEDLTLRAVAA, via the coding sequence ATGCAGCTCCGGTGCAGCCTCAGAATCCATGTACGATATCCAGCCAGCGTGCAGACCGATGACAGCGCAGCAGAAGGCATACTCTTCGATCTCTCCGCGACAGGCTGCAGAATGCAAAGCAACGTGGCACTGACTCCTGGAAGCTACCTCGCGCTGCACTTCGAGGTTCCTGAAACAGAATCTGCTCTTGCTGTGGAAGTCTCAATTGTGCGCTGGCACAAAGCCAACCAGTTCGGCATTGAGTTTCTTCGGTACGCACAGGGTGATCGTGACAGGATCGCGGATCTCGTCGAAGGTTCCGACGTCCCTGCCATTTCTAATCACGCTGAGCATGAAGACCTTACACTCAGAGCTGTCGCCGCATAA
- a CDS encoding transposase yields MEQVPRQQYTKEFREQAVRLVLEQPLTIPEAARRLSMSGRTLEGWVCRARQGQLATLGESRRPVTELEAEVSRLKRDLAEARMERDILKKLSAVMQ; encoded by the coding sequence ATGGAACAGGTGCCGCGACAGCAGTATACAAAGGAATTCAGGGAGCAGGCAGTGCGGCTGGTCCTGGAACAGCCGTTGACGATTCCGGAGGCCGCCAGACGCCTGAGCATGTCGGGCAGGACGCTCGAGGGCTGGGTGTGTCGAGCTCGGCAGGGCCAGCTCGCGACGCTGGGCGAGAGCCGACGGCCCGTGACGGAGCTGGAGGCCGAGGTGTCTCGGCTCAAGCGCGATCTCGCTGAAGCGCGGATGGAGCGGGACATCCTAAAAAAGCTGTCAGCGGTCATGCAATAA
- the istA gene encoding IS21 family transposase → MDLDRKTVRRSLQQTTWQPYRRAAMTETLLTAHADFVRTRASQVNYSARILYQELRASHEYIGSYETVKRGVAPLREGQLQAERALLRFETPPGQQSQIDWGQATVPFRAGPTVVHVFVLTLGFSRRGFYYACADERLAQFLEAHERAFAHFGGHTREHLYDRPRTVCYADETGRRLWNPTFKAFADYWGFEPRVCRPYRAQTKVRSNPA, encoded by the coding sequence TTGGACCTGGATCGGAAGACCGTGCGGCGCAGTCTGCAGCAGACGACGTGGCAACCCTATCGCCGAGCGGCGATGACGGAGACGCTGCTGACCGCCCATGCCGACTTTGTGCGGACCCGTGCGTCGCAGGTTAATTATTCGGCGCGGATTCTCTATCAGGAACTGCGAGCGAGCCACGAGTACATCGGCAGTTATGAGACGGTGAAGCGAGGGGTGGCGCCGCTGCGTGAGGGTCAGCTGCAGGCGGAGCGGGCCCTCCTCCGCTTTGAGACACCGCCGGGCCAGCAGAGTCAGATTGATTGGGGCCAAGCCACCGTGCCCTTCCGCGCCGGCCCGACGGTGGTGCACGTGTTCGTGTTGACGTTGGGGTTCAGCCGACGTGGGTTCTATTACGCCTGTGCCGATGAGCGGCTGGCGCAGTTTCTCGAGGCCCATGAACGGGCTTTTGCGCATTTCGGTGGCCACACGCGAGAGCATCTGTATGACCGACCGCGAACCGTCTGTTATGCGGATGAGACGGGGCGGCGGCTCTGGAATCCCACCTTCAAAGCCTTCGCCGACTATTGGGGCTTTGAGCCGCGCGTGTGTCGGCCCTATCGGGCCCAGACCAAGGTAAGGTCGAATCCGGCGTGA
- the istB gene encoding IS21-like element helper ATPase IstB: protein MNAAQLERLRDQLTRLRLLKSRERLEALLQEAAVKELPYADFLDQVLGEEVASKTAKNIAMRTSLARFPFVKSLEVFDFSYQPSLDKKQIQQVATCHFIEHGENVVILGPPGVGKSHLAIGLGLQAIAQGYRVLFTTAAAMIATLTRALTENRLEDKLKLYTIPRLLIIDEIGYLPIDRTGANLFFQLISRRYEKGPMILTSNQSFGAWGEVFGDRVLATAILDRVLHHAITINIRGHSYRLKEKLKAGLVRVEEASTTT, encoded by the coding sequence ATGAACGCGGCGCAACTGGAACGGCTCCGTGACCAACTCACGCGCCTACGGCTCTTGAAGAGTCGGGAGCGGCTGGAGGCCCTCTTACAAGAAGCGGCCGTCAAGGAGCTGCCCTATGCCGACTTCCTCGACCAGGTGCTCGGCGAAGAAGTCGCGTCCAAGACCGCGAAGAACATTGCGATGCGGACGAGTTTGGCGCGATTTCCATTCGTCAAGAGTCTGGAGGTCTTCGACTTCAGCTACCAGCCTTCGTTGGATAAGAAGCAGATTCAGCAGGTGGCGACCTGCCACTTCATCGAGCACGGCGAGAATGTCGTGATCTTGGGGCCGCCCGGTGTGGGCAAAAGCCACCTGGCCATCGGGCTAGGGCTGCAAGCCATTGCCCAGGGCTATCGGGTGTTGTTCACGACAGCCGCCGCCATGATCGCTACGCTGACTCGGGCGCTCACGGAGAATCGGCTGGAGGACAAGCTGAAGCTCTATACCATTCCCCGGTTGCTGATCATTGATGAGATCGGCTATCTGCCCATTGACCGCACCGGGGCCAACTTGTTCTTTCAGCTCATCTCACGCCGCTATGAGAAGGGGCCGATGATTTTGACCAGTAACCAGAGTTTCGGGGCTTGGGGCGAGGTGTTTGGCGACCGGGTGCTGGCGACTGCGATCCTGGATCGGGTGCTCCACCACGCGATCACCATCAACATCCGGGGCCATTCCTACCGGCTGAAGGAGAAACTCAAAGCCGGACTTGTGCGGGTCGAAGAAGCGTCAACGACAACCTAA